The genomic region CTTAGGCCCTACTGGCGAAGGCCTTCGCGGGTTCAAATCCCGCTCCCCGCACCCTGGAAGTTCGTGTTAACTTCCTCCGGTTCTTCATACCACTTAACTCTTTCGCCAATTTTAGCCCTCATCTTCCACTTTAATGATTTAGGATGAGATTCTATCATTTCTCTTAATTTATCTAATTTAGGCAAGATGTTAGATGCATATGCATTTCCTTTCAAATATTCTTTCATTCTATCGTGATTTATTGTAAAAGTCTTATAAAAGCCCCAATCTTCAGATAAAAGTTTTGCAATATAATTACCATCTAATGTCTTATCTTCGTCCTTGTCACCTATCTCGAAGTCGTATAATAATGCGGCAATATCTTTCTTATCGTTCTCTGTAAGGTTAATTATTTGCATCTTAGTTAAAAGTAAATCTGAAGGAGGTATAGACGGATAATAGATTTTTAATCTATCTTTCAAAATTAATTTATGACACATTACAAATTCGTCCAAGAAAACATCAATTGTAGAATTTAATACTGGATCGTAAAACATTAATCTATTATATCCATGAAGAGCGTTAAACCTCTTATTAGGCTCCATATTTAAGCCTTCTAGTAATGAAGTAATTTCCTTCCTTTGAGATGAAAGGCCAAAGTAATCCGCATCCTTATATGTTCTAGAAAATAATTCACTTCCTTTTGGTGCTATTACTGCTACAGCAGCTCCTCCTATTAACCTTAACACTATTCCTTTTTCCTTAGCTTTTTCAACAACTTCTAAGGCTCTATTTATTAGAACGCTCTTTTCAACTGGAATTACATTACACCGGAATGAATTATGGTATTATGATAAAAATAATTTTACCTATAATTCAATTAAACATTAATCAAGAATAACGTGGATTTATTTAACATTTTTTAATTTTACCTATAAGAAAAGGCTAAAAATAACGAATAGGATTAGATACAGTGTGCAATGTATTAGTTACTAAAAAATTGCCTGGAAATTGGATAGATTATTTAAAAAGAGAATGTAATGTGACGCTATGGGAAGACATTTATCCGCCTCCAAAAGAGTGGATTTTAAATAACATAGAGGACAAGGATGGAATACTTATCACATTAACAGAGAAAATTGATAAAGAGATAATAGATCGTGCTAAAAATCTTAAAGTTATAAGCACGTATAGTGTCGGCTATGATCACATTGATATAAAATATGCAAAATCTAGGGGAATCATAGTAACTTATACTCCAGAAGTGCTTACAGATGCTACTGCAGACCTAGTTTTTGGATTAATACTTGCAGTAGCAAGAAGAATTTGTGAAGGTGACTCATTAATTAGGAAAGGAGAATGGAAAACTCCTTGGTACCCAACATTTATGCTTGGAACAGAGGTTCACGGTAAAACCTTAGGTATAATAGGTATGGGAAGAATAGGCAAAGCACTAGTTAAAAGGGCAAAAGGTTTTGATATGAGGATTATTTATAACAGTAGAAGAAAACACGAAGAAGTTGATGCAGAATATGTAGACTTAGACTACTTATTGGAAAATTCTGATTATGTGGTTATTACTGTGGACCTAAACGAGAGCACTTACCATTTAATAAACGAAGATAGGCTAAAGAAAATGAAAAGAAGCGCATTCTTAATAAATGCCTCTAGAGGCCAAGTAGTAGACGAAAAAGCGTTAATTAAGGCATTACAAGAAGGATGGATAAAAGGAGCTGGTCTAGACGTATTTGAAATTGAGCCACTGCCTAAAGATAGCCCTTTACTTAAATTAAATAATGTAGTTTTAACGCCGCATTTAGGTAGTGCTACTGTCGAAACTAGAGAGAAAATGGCAGAAATTGCTGTAAAAAACTTATTATTGGTACTAAAGGGTGAGAAACCAATATATGAAGTTCAATAATCTATTACAAAATTTTTACGATGCAAAGAATGGATATTATAGGCATTTAGCTATAATTTTAGGTAAAAATTATCTAGATAATACTATAGAGTTAATCAAAACTTACCTGCAAGTTAATAATAACCCTAAAATAGCATATGCTTTTCACCCTTGGGTTAATGGAAGCAAAGATAGATTATCTACTCTTAAAGAGACAATAATGACTAACGAGATCGTTGACATAGATTATTCGTCTTCAGAAAAGTACCTAGGTGAAAGCTTTGATTTAACAATTCTAGACGCAGTTGACGATTTTAGACCAAATTATATCTCAAGGCTAGTAGATTTAACTAGAGGTGGAGGTTTAGTAATAATTTACTCTGACGATATTTCAGATATTAATAAATTATATAAATTTTCGCTGACTAGAAATGGAGTTGTAAAGAATTTATTTGAAAATAGATTCATAAAAATGGCTATAAACTCTAGGGGAATAATTTTTGTCAAGGATAATGAGATTAAGTTTAAGCCTTTCTCCTCATTAGAGGTCTCAAAGCCTCATAAGAAAAGTTATGATAAAACAATCCCTAAAAGTTTGTACGACCTATGTCTAACTGACGATCAAGTCAAACTAATAAGGGAATTTGATTTTGTTTTAGAAAAAGGTAAAAGAATTCTTATAGTTACAGCTCCTAGAGGTAGGGGAAAGAGCGCAGGAGTAGGACTTGCACTATCCTTTTATGTAAAAAGGACATTATCTAAGCCTACTAACGTTATAATCACATCCCCTTCTTATTATTCATCACAAGCAATAATACAATTTCTTGAAGAAGGATTAAGAGCTTTAAAAATTAGGTATAAGAAAAAAATATCCAAAGAAGGAAAAATCATGAAAATATCAGCAGGAGAAGCTAATATAAAATGGACTTCTCCAGATTTGGCCAAAGATGAAAATGGAGATTTGATAATAGTTGACGAAGCAGCCGCTTTAGGAATAGAAAACTTAGAATATATAAGAAATTCATGGGATAAGATAGTCTTTATCAGTACTATTCAAGGCTATGAGGGATCTGGAAAGGCATTCATGAAATACATAAATTCTCTAGATAACTCTCAGATAGTAAAGTTAGATTATCCAATTAGGTATGCAAAAGGAGATCCTGTAGAGAAATTCATCTATAATGTAATGCTTTTAGACGCAGAACCCGAAGTTTATAGAAACAATACTCAATTCATGGAAATTACTCAGGAAGATTTATTCTCTAATGAAGAATTATTAAGGCAAATTTATGGAATACTAGTTTCGGCACATTATAGAAATTCTCCAGACGATTTAATGTTCCTTGGAGACATGGCTTTTCAGAGGATTTTCACCATAGGCTATAATGCTGTTGCAGAAATCGTAGAAGAAGGAGAATTAGATGAAACTACAGAAGATCATATACTTAACGGGGAGGAAAATGAAGGAAATTTAATACCTCACAGAATTATAAAGTACATGAGAATAAGAAATTTTGGAAAATTAAAAGGATGGAGAATAATGAGGATAGCAGTAACTCCAGAATTGCAAAATCAAGGCCTTGGAACCAAACTTTTATCTAATGTAGAAAAAATTGCGCTAAAAAATAATATTGATTGGATAGGTTCTTCATTCGTTGCTGATTATAAAGTTCTAAATTTTTGGATAAAAAATGGATTTAAACCTGTTTATCTTGCATCCAGAAAAAATGAAGGATTAGGAGGATATTCAGTGATTGTAATGAAAGCTTTAACCGAGAGGGCAGAAAAGTTTCTAGTCGAGTTAGGAAAATTATTGAAAGATAAGATTCTTAGAACCTCTCATCAAGTTTACTTTAACGTTAATCCAAGAATTTTAGCAAAAATACTGACTAATATAGAGTTTAAAAAAGAAATCGAAATTAATAGCACTTATGTAAGTAAAATTTATGCTTACTTAAATGGAAAAATACCTTATAATTCGGCCTCAGAAGCTATACATGCTATTGCTGAAAAATATTTTTACGACTTAAGTTTTAAATTAGACGAGGAAGAAGTTTCGGCAATAATAGCAAGAACTTTTCAAGGAAAAAGCTGGTCCCATTCCGCAAAGATGTTAGGAGTAAATAATCAAGAAGCTGAAAATCTGCTCAGGAGAGGAATTGAAAAGATAGTTAAAAAATATTATGGACAAGAAGAGAAGGATTACATAGAGCTTTAACTTTAACGCAGTTTAAACTTCATTTGTATAGAATATAATCAAAATATAACTTGCTTAAATTTAAGGAAACATTTTTAAACTATATAGTTTCTATAGTTTACTGCAATGAGCTCACAAAGGGATTTCTTATATATGGCTATAACTTTGGCTTTAATTACAATTACCTCAAGAGCTACAAATAACATGGTGACTACAACATTAGCACCCCTAGGAAAATATGTATTTGGATTCACTAATGTAATGGCGGGATTGCTCGAAGCGTTAATATATATGAGCACATTCATATCGACGTCTTACCTAAATCCCAGAATGAATGCTAGAGTAAGGAGAAATGCATTCATAGCGTCAAACTTGGCTATTGCCATAATTCTAGTTTTATATTATTTCTCTAATGCAGAATTAATATGGCTAATAACTCCTCTAGCAGGAATCTCTTTTGGATTAATATTACCTAATTTAATAACATCTGCCTCACTAGTTGAAGATAAAAAGACTGCAGAGAGGCTTTTAGGGTTATATTCAACAAGCTTAAGCATAAGCTTGATTATAGGGCCTTCATTAGAGACTTACATTCTTCATTTAACTGGGAGCTATAAAATGGTATTTCTAGCTTTTACGCCTTTAGCGCTAATAGGTGCAGGAATAGCATGGACCATAAAATTCCCTAATGTTAAGAGAGAAAAATATGGGCTATCAGCACTAAAGAATAAAGGATTCATAACCTCTGTACTTTCTATTACAACTTATAATGTTCCCTTTGCAGCATTTACAGCGTTCTTAACAATTTACGCAATAGAAAAATTTCACGTAAGTTCTGCAATAGGTTACTCTTCATATATTCCATTCTTTGCCTTATCATTCTTAACCAGAAGCTTTATGACTATTAGACCTTTTAATTCGCTTAAATATCCTCTACTGATTTCTATAATAATTACTGCATTTGGGCTAGGGTTCATGGTATTTGCACCTAGCTTCATGTCATTCTTAATAATGATGGCTTTACTTGGTATTCCTCACGGCTCAATATTTCCAATGTCAACAGTAATGATAGCTAGAGCTACAACGCAAGAAGAAAGAAATGCTATTAACTCATATTTCTTAGCATATAATAACATTTTATTTACGAGCATACCTGCAATAATAGGATTCTTATCGGAGTTCATAGGATTAGGATATTCAATGCTCTTATTAGAAATTCCAGTAATAGTTTCGGCTGTCATCTTCTTCGTTAAGTATTGGTCAGACCCTATTATTAATAGAAGATAAAAGAGATACAAATTCTTTAATTTCATCTAAAGCTTTTTGCGAATCATTTTCGCTTTTTCCCATTATAGCTATACTTTCATTTGATATGCAGTAAACTAATTTTGTACTACCATAATTTCCACAAATTTTAGTATAACCCCTTTTTAAGTTGCTTAAATTAACTTCTGCTAACTTACTATCAATAAAGATTTTCACGTTATCGCAACAATTAAAAACCTCGTGAGAAGTAGAAAGAGATAAAAGAAGAAACAGTCTGGCTAGCTTTCTCCTCTCATCGCTAAAAATTAAAGGAATAGATAAGTCCTTAAACTTCAAATAATTCTCCTCAACTAAAAACGGGAGTTCTACGCAGTCTTCTAATTTTCTCTCGTTGTTAAAGATTATTTTCCCATCCTTAATAAATACTGATTTCCCCATAAAATACAAGAATTTGTATCCTTCTTCCCAACAAATTTTCAATTTCCTTTCAGAAGACGTATTCTCTTCCCATCAAATACGAATATAAGCTCACCTTTAGATTTTACTTTCCTATCGCTTACTAAGATAACAATACTTCTCCCTAGTTCTCTCTTTAGCTTTAACAAGCTCCCTAACTTCAGAGAATCACTCTTGTCGGAAATAGATTTTAAGTCCCTTACTAATTCTACAGTTGAGTAAGAATCTGAAATCTTAAACACTTCATTGTTATCAAATTCTAGAATTTTACCGTCGTCGACTATGAATGTTATATCAACGTCCTTAAATTTCCTCAATAGATTATTTATAAATTTAAATAATACAAGATAATCAATATTCGAATTGAGATCGATTGCTACTAACGGCCTCATATCTAACATTACAGATTAATGGTATATATATTTTGCCATTATCAATCTTTTCAATTGTATACAATTTTATTCTGTAATACAAAGAAATTTTCCTTCATTCAACTTTATATAATACGTTATCTACATAAGAAATGAGGAAATATGTTTAAACATGTGTTAGTAGCCTATGATGGTTCGTCACATGCAAAAAGAGCATTAGAAATTGCAATAGATTTAGCAAAGAAATATGAGGCAAAATTAGACATTGTTGAGGTAGTAGACTCAACTGTATTTGCAGGAGCAGGAATAGCTCCAGTACCTGCGGACGTTATAGAATCAGTTTATAATAGAGCAAAGGCAGATATCGAAGAGGCTAAAAAGAAGTCTAAGGAAGGAGGAGTTGAGGCAGAAGGCGTTATACTAGAAGGCGATCCAGCAAGCGCAATCCTAGAATACGCAAATAAGAACAACGTAGATTTAATAGTTACAGGGAGTAGAGGACTTTCAACTCTAAAGAGAGTATTCCTAGGCAGCGTCTCAACTAGGCTTGTTCAGGAAGCTAAGATACCAGTAATGGTAGTAAAGTAAATTTTTTTAATTTTTATGTTATAGAACTTTTAGATAAAAATGAATATTACGATAATAGGTTCTGGACCTGCGGGCGTTTATTCAGCAATCGTCTCAGCTAAATTAGGGAACAAAGTTAAGCTAGTCGAAAAGAATGATAAGCTAGGAGGTACTTGCGTACTTTACGGTTGCATCCCATCTAAAGCAATGTTACACCCTCTTTTCTTGAAATATCTTGCAGAAGAGACCGGAAGAGAGCTTAATTTCTCGTTCAGTGAAATACAGAAAATTGCAAAAAATGTAGTAAATAGACTTTCTAAAGGAGTAGAGTACATGCTAGAATCCTACGGAATAGAAGTAATTCACGGAAAAGCTCAATTAAAAGGAGGTAACATACAAGTAGGAGGTCAAACAATTCCCTCGGATAAAATAATAGTAGCTACGGGAACAGAAAAACCTCAAATAGAAGGAACTATTGCTTCTGATGATTTACCTTACCTAGATAAAGAGTTTTCTAAAGTTCTAGTCATAGGCGGAGGAGCTGGGGGAGTAGAATACGCTTGGCTACTTAAGATGTCGGGGAAAGACGTAAGTATAGTAGAAAAATCTGATAGCTTGCTACCATATCTTGACGAGGATTTAAAGAAAGCCGTTACAGCTTATTTTAAGAAAATAGGAATCAAACTCTATCTATCTTCTGAGATCACTTTAGGCGATAAACCACGTATTGGAAATGAAGAATTACCACAACCTGACATTATACTTTATACATTTGGAAGAAAGCCTGCACTAGATGGATTCGAAGAATTACCACATGAAAAGTGGATTAAAGTAGATAAAAGAATGTACACTGGAGTAAATAATATCTACGCAGCAGGCGATATAACTGGTACTTTTACTGCTCATGAAGCAATTCACGAAGGATTTATAGCAGGATTAAATGCTTCTGGCGTAGAAAAATACTATAATCCAGAAGCAGTACCAAAGGTCATTTACACTGAACCTCAAATAGCATACGTAGGAAATACAAAAGGTAAATGTGTTAAAATTAATATGGCAGAAATACCTAGGGCGATAGCTGAAGGGTTAACTGAAGGATTTTTGAAAGTGTGCACAGAAGGTAAAAAAATAACTGGTGCAGTAGCTTTTTCTCATGACGCTGAAAATATTATTACATTAATTTCAATGTTCATAAATTACGGGATTGAGATAGATAAAGCAATTGACTTTATAGAACCGCACCCATCATATTTAGAGGCTGTATTTGAGGCTTTACTTAGACTCAACTCGTAATACATCCTCAACTTCGAAGATCCCACAGTCAGTAACTAGCCTTCCAAACTTATCTACAAATAAGGCAGTACATTCAACTTTTGTTTCGTCTCTTCTAGTTATAACTACTTTTTTATCCTTTATAGACAAATAATTATTAATTTTGCCTACAATTTCTTCAAAATCTTCCTTAAGAGAGAGATAATAGTCTATCTTTGATATTACATCGTTAAGCAGTTCGTCATTATTAACTTCCTTTCCAGTCTCCAATAAAATTGAAGTGGCTTTAATGTCAGGAGGAAATTCCTTAACGTTAGTATTTATACCTACACCTATAAATAGATCCGTAACATCACCAACATATATTGCCTCAATTAAAATTCCAGAAACTTTCTTATCATTAACAACTACATCGTTAGGCCAACGTATTTTTGCATCAAAAAATGAGGAAAGAGCTTCCCTCACTGCTAAAGACACTTTAAGTGTAGCTACTGGAATTTCTTCCGCATTAAAATTCTTCTTTACATAAGTAAACCATAATCCTCCTTTAGGAGAATACCAAGCTCTTTTATACCTACCTCTAGCTTTAGTTTGCTCTTCAGCAGTTACTAAAAAATCTTCATAAAGCATTGAAGAAATAGCTTCTGCAAAATCTTGTGTTGATGTTACTTTACTTAACTTAAATTTCAACATATTTTTTCACGTCATCTAAAGTCTTGATTATTGAGAAACCAGAGGCCTTTCTAGCTCTATTCATTATTGCGAAACCTATTCCTTTCTCTGGTACTCCTTCCATAACACCCATATCAACGTCTAATCTATCTAGCTTTCTAAACGAGTCAAACAGATTCTTTGCAATCTCGTAAAGGTTTTCCCTACTACCTAGAATTATTCTTGGCTCGTCAAAATCCTTAAAGTCCTCAGTAGTACAAAGTACAGCAACCTTATACTTACTTCTAAGCAATCTTACAACGTCCTTAAATATTGAGTAATTCTCTACTAGAAGAAGCTTTTTACTAGGCGCATAATGCCTATATTTCATTCCAGGAGCTAACGCTACTGTGAATTCCCCACCTTTTATTAGCTGTTCCGGAATGACTATTTCTGGCAAAAATTGATGCAACTCTTCTAGCGTAAATGGACCTGGCCTTAAAAGTACTGGTGGATTGACGGTCATATTTATGATAGTAGATTCTACGCCGAAGAAGGTGTCTCCACCATCAATTATAACGTCAACCTTTCCGTTTAAATCTGCTATTACATGCTCGGCTTTAGTAGGACTTGGTTTAGTAGCTAGATTAGCACTTGGGGCAGCTATTGGTACACCACTTTCTCTTATTAGTTGTAACGCTATTGGGTGAGCGGGCATTCTTACTGCAACAGTATCAAGTCCTCCAGTTGTTTCCTTAGGAACCTTGTCAGTTTTCTTTAATACAAACGTTAAAGGACCGGGCCAAACTTTTTGTGCCATATCTAAGACAATATCTGGAATGTCTTTTGCCACATCAAATAATTGGTTAAGATCTGCTATGTGAACAATTAACGGATTATCCATAGGCCTATTTTTAGCCTTAAAAACTTTTATCGCGGCCTCAGGATTATATGCGTCACCGCCTAAACCGTAAACCGTTTCAGTTGGAAAAGCTACTATTCCGCCTAGCTTTATGTATTTTGCAGCTTCCCTTATTTTATCTATCTCTGGATTTAGTGGATCTACTTTAAGTATTAGAGTCATCTCAAAAGACTCTTCTAGTTTAAAGAATTTTATAGTTATTCAAACTTTTAACCTTTCTAAACGATCTTAATACAATGATTTGATGATTAATGAGGTGATCGCTGACGTATGATGAAATCATTATAACAAATTTATATAAACTGGAAAATGTAATGTCCAAATATGACAGATCAAATTCTCCTTACAGGAAATTTAAAAGAAGCTGCTAGAAAAGCTGCGCAATGGTTAGCTAATAGAAAGCCTATAAGAGATTTAAGAGATTGGGGTACAGCGTTCTCTTTATGGCCCCCTCACTTTACCACTAGTTGTTGTGGGGCCGAATTTGGAGCATTTGCTGCTGCAAGGTTTGATGCAGAGAGGTTCGGTATGCTTCCCTTCTCTTCTTCAAGACAATCTAATATTCTAGTCATAGAAGGTACAATGACTAGGAAAATGGCAAGGGCTGCAAGAATAGTTTATGAACAAATGCCAGAGCCAAAATACGTAATGGCCATAGGTGCATGTAGTCTAGAAGGAGGTATTTTCTGGAATTCTTATAATACAGTCTTACCTTCAGAAGTAGGAATACCAGTAGATATTTATGTGCCAGGCTGTCCAATTAGACCAGAGGCAATAGCTAGAGGACTTCTAATGTTACAGAAAAAAATAAGACATCAATCAACTATTAAGATGTAAACGTTATTTACATTAGTATATGTAAGGCCTGTTTTGATTACTGCGGAATACTTCTCTAAGAGTTCATAACTTGAATGATTTTTTAGACTTTCCTCAATTTCCTCATAACTTATGTTCATATCTCCTCTAATTACGCAGCCAGCATACTCACTATTTCCATCTATTCCGTCTGTGGCAATTGCATAAAATTCATAATTTCCTCTAGCTTCTTCTAGAAGCGAAAGGGCTACTTCGCCATTTCTTCCTCCTTTTCCGAATTTCCCAGTTATTGTGACGTCCGGTTCTCCACCTATTATTATACTACCTTTTTTAAATGGTATGGAATATTGTGAAATTGATTTATATATTGATGCAATAAATTTACCTAGATCTTTTGCCTCTCCAACTACTTGGGAAGTAAGAATAAGCGGATTATAAAGATGAGAAGAAATCTTCTTTAATACGTCCATGTTATCCAGAATAATATAATTATCAGCATTAACTTCTTTGGGCGTTTCTATTAAGTACCTAGAGTACTCTGGAAGACCTATATCTTCAAGAATTTCCTTGGCATCATTAACTGTGCTTTTATCTGCTACAGTATACCCGCTACCTATACTTCCTAAATCATTACCCGGAACGTCACTTACAATAAGAGTCAAAACTTTGGCTTTAGAAAGTCTTGCTAAAGAACCTCCTTTAAGCCTCGATAAGTGCTTTCTCACTATATTAATTTTTGTTATCTCCAAACCAGATTTTATCAACCTATCGTT from Acidianus ambivalens harbors:
- a CDS encoding universal stress protein; this translates as MFKHVLVAYDGSSHAKRALEIAIDLAKKYEAKLDIVEVVDSTVFAGAGIAPVPADVIESVYNRAKADIEEAKKKSKEGGVEAEGVILEGDPASAILEYANKNNVDLIVTGSRGLSTLKRVFLGSVSTRLVQEAKIPVMVVK
- a CDS encoding L-threonylcarbamoyladenylate synthase, yielding MTLILKVDPLNPEIDKIREAAKYIKLGGIVAFPTETVYGLGGDAYNPEAAIKVFKAKNRPMDNPLIVHIADLNQLFDVAKDIPDIVLDMAQKVWPGPLTFVLKKTDKVPKETTGGLDTVAVRMPAHPIALQLIRESGVPIAAPSANLATKPSPTKAEHVIADLNGKVDVIIDGGDTFFGVESTIINMTVNPPVLLRPGPFTLEELHQFLPEIVIPEQLIKGGEFTVALAPGMKYRHYAPSKKLLLVENYSIFKDVVRLLRSKYKVAVLCTTEDFKDFDEPRIILGSRENLYEIAKNLFDSFRKLDRLDVDMGVMEGVPEKGIGFAIMNRARKASGFSIIKTLDDVKKYVEI
- a CDS encoding dihydrolipoyl dehydrogenase family protein, yielding MNITIIGSGPAGVYSAIVSAKLGNKVKLVEKNDKLGGTCVLYGCIPSKAMLHPLFLKYLAEETGRELNFSFSEIQKIAKNVVNRLSKGVEYMLESYGIEVIHGKAQLKGGNIQVGGQTIPSDKIIVATGTEKPQIEGTIASDDLPYLDKEFSKVLVIGGGAGGVEYAWLLKMSGKDVSIVEKSDSLLPYLDEDLKKAVTAYFKKIGIKLYLSSEITLGDKPRIGNEELPQPDIILYTFGRKPALDGFEELPHEKWIKVDKRMYTGVNNIYAAGDITGTFTAHEAIHEGFIAGLNASGVEKYYNPEAVPKVIYTEPQIAYVGNTKGKCVKINMAEIPRAIAEGLTEGFLKVCTEGKKITGAVAFSHDAENIITLISMFINYGIEIDKAIDFIEPHPSYLEAVFEALLRLNS
- a CDS encoding NADH-quinone oxidoreductase subunit B, with product MTDQILLTGNLKEAARKAAQWLANRKPIRDLRDWGTAFSLWPPHFTTSCCGAEFGAFAAARFDAERFGMLPFSSSRQSNILVIEGTMTRKMARAARIVYEQMPEPKYVMAIGACSLEGGIFWNSYNTVLPSEVGIPVDIYVPGCPIRPEAIARGLLMLQKKIRHQSTIKM
- a CDS encoding tRNA(Met) cytidine acetyltransferase TmcA translates to MKFNNLLQNFYDAKNGYYRHLAIILGKNYLDNTIELIKTYLQVNNNPKIAYAFHPWVNGSKDRLSTLKETIMTNEIVDIDYSSSEKYLGESFDLTILDAVDDFRPNYISRLVDLTRGGGLVIIYSDDISDINKLYKFSLTRNGVVKNLFENRFIKMAINSRGIIFVKDNEIKFKPFSSLEVSKPHKKSYDKTIPKSLYDLCLTDDQVKLIREFDFVLEKGKRILIVTAPRGRGKSAGVGLALSFYVKRTLSKPTNVIITSPSYYSSQAIIQFLEEGLRALKIRYKKKISKEGKIMKISAGEANIKWTSPDLAKDENGDLIIVDEAAALGIENLEYIRNSWDKIVFISTIQGYEGSGKAFMKYINSLDNSQIVKLDYPIRYAKGDPVEKFIYNVMLLDAEPEVYRNNTQFMEITQEDLFSNEELLRQIYGILVSAHYRNSPDDLMFLGDMAFQRIFTIGYNAVAEIVEEGELDETTEDHILNGEENEGNLIPHRIIKYMRIRNFGKLKGWRIMRIAVTPELQNQGLGTKLLSNVEKIALKNNIDWIGSSFVADYKVLNFWIKNGFKPVYLASRKNEGLGGYSVIVMKALTERAEKFLVELGKLLKDKILRTSHQVYFNVNPRILAKILTNIEFKKEIEINSTYVSKIYAYLNGKIPYNSASEAIHAIAEKYFYDLSFKLDEEEVSAIIARTFQGKSWSHSAKMLGVNNQEAENLLRRGIEKIVKKYYGQEEKDYIEL
- a CDS encoding MFS transporter; protein product: MSSQRDFLYMAITLALITITSRATNNMVTTTLAPLGKYVFGFTNVMAGLLEALIYMSTFISTSYLNPRMNARVRRNAFIASNLAIAIILVLYYFSNAELIWLITPLAGISFGLILPNLITSASLVEDKKTAERLLGLYSTSLSISLIIGPSLETYILHLTGSYKMVFLAFTPLALIGAGIAWTIKFPNVKREKYGLSALKNKGFITSVLSITTYNVPFAAFTAFLTIYAIEKFHVSSAIGYSSYIPFFALSFLTRSFMTIRPFNSLKYPLLISIIITAFGLGFMVFAPSFMSFLIMMALLGIPHGSIFPMSTVMIARATTQEERNAINSYFLAYNNILFTSIPAIIGFLSEFIGLGYSMLLLEIPVIVSAVIFFVKYWSDPIINRR
- a CDS encoding biotin--[acetyl-CoA-carboxylase] ligase, producing the protein MLKFKLSKVTSTQDFAEAISSMLYEDFLVTAEEQTKARGRYKRAWYSPKGGLWFTYVKKNFNAEEIPVATLKVSLAVREALSSFFDAKIRWPNDVVVNDKKVSGILIEAIYVGDVTDLFIGVGINTNVKEFPPDIKATSILLETGKEVNNDELLNDVISKIDYYLSLKEDFEEIVGKINNYLSIKDKKVVITRRDETKVECTALFVDKFGRLVTDCGIFEVEDVLRVESK
- a CDS encoding 2-hydroxyacid dehydrogenase, whose amino-acid sequence is MCNVLVTKKLPGNWIDYLKRECNVTLWEDIYPPPKEWILNNIEDKDGILITLTEKIDKEIIDRAKNLKVISTYSVGYDHIDIKYAKSRGIIVTYTPEVLTDATADLVFGLILAVARRICEGDSLIRKGEWKTPWYPTFMLGTEVHGKTLGIIGMGRIGKALVKRAKGFDMRIIYNSRRKHEEVDAEYVDLDYLLENSDYVVITVDLNESTYHLINEDRLKKMKRSAFLINASRGQVVDEKALIKALQEGWIKGAGLDVFEIEPLPKDSPLLKLNNVVLTPHLGSATVETREKMAEIAVKNLLLVLKGEKPIYEVQ
- a CDS encoding glycerate 2-kinase; the encoded protein is MNFSIIDKILEYADPYNALMEKVKVENGKIIVQGKEYKFSKPLMIAVGKASYKMAKFFLDRIEPVDYVVITPHGSNLPLKNVIEAGHPQVDEFSLKAGERVKEMLTTEDYDLLIFLLSGGASALLEDPVIPLEEYRKINDRLIKSGLEITKINIVRKHLSRLKGGSLARLSKAKVLTLIVSDVPGNDLGSIGSGYTVADKSTVNDAKEILEDIGLPEYSRYLIETPKEVNADNYIILDNMDVLKKISSHLYNPLILTSQVVGEAKDLGKFIASIYKSISQYSIPFKKGSIIIGGEPDVTITGKFGKGGRNGEVALSLLEEARGNYEFYAIATDGIDGNSEYAGCVIRGDMNISYEEIEESLKNHSSYELLEKYSAVIKTGLTYTNVNNVYILIVD